In the genome of Magnolia sinica isolate HGM2019 chromosome 2, MsV1, whole genome shotgun sequence, one region contains:
- the LOC131237742 gene encoding protein NUCLEAR FUSION DEFECTIVE 6, mitochondrial-like — translation MASACARRTLQSSSSSAATLFCGLKSFSTGGPATKMNCGFSSAAPAFFRSSRHRLSFISRSPVELGCAQSLMPLHSVTASALLTSMLSFKSGNWGWLSEGFATTL, via the exons atggcaagcGCTTGTGCAAGACGAACCCTTCAAAGCTCCTCCTCTTCAGCTGCTACTCTATTTTGCGGTTTAAAATCATTCTCTACTGGTGGGCCAGCTACCAAAATGAACTGTGGATTCTCTTCTGCAGCTCCCGCCTTTTTCCGCTCCTCTCGACACAGGCTCTCATTCATCTCAAG GAGTCCTGTGGAGTTGGGTTGTGCGCAGTCTTTGATGCCATTGCATAGTGTTACTGCTTCAGCACTGCTCACTTCCATGCTTTCTTTTAAGTCTGGAAATTGGGGATGGCTTTCAGAAG GGTTTGCAACGACGCTATAA